DNA sequence from the Rhizobium sp. NXC14 genome:
CGGGCAGCAGCATCTCGCCGGAGCCGGTCGTGCTGCCGCTCAGATAGGAAACCGACAGGATACCGGCAATGCCGCCGGACACGCCGCTGGCGATGAACGCGCCTGATAGTAGCCGGCGAAGCGGCAAGCCGGCGGCGCGCGCCGCCTCCGGGAACTCGCCGACGGCATAAAGATGCAGGCCAAGCGGCGTATATTGGACGATGGCCGTTGCAAGTGCCGTGAAGCCGAGAAGCACATAGGCAAGAACCGGCAGGCCTAGGGGATCAGACGCCGAAAGCGCCGAGAGAAAGGGCGTGGAGGCGGGCAGGACGGTATTCTGGGTCAGCACCAGTTCCAGTCCGGCAACGACGTTCATCACGGCAAGCGTGGCCAGCAACGGAACGATGCCGGCATAGACGACGGCAAAGGCATTGACCGTGCCGATCAGCGCCCCGGTCCCGATTGCCGCCGAGGCCGCCGCCGCGTCGCCGTAGCCGAGTTGGGTCAAGGTGGCGTAGACGGCGGCGCTGAGGCCCATATTGGCCGCGAGCGAGAGATCGATGCCGCCGGTGACGACGTTGGAGCCGCCGGCAATCAGAACAACCGTCAGCCCGATGGCGAGTACGCCTGATATGGCGGATTGGCCGAGCACGTTGCCGACATTGCCGACACTGAGGAAGTAAGGCGCGGTGAGCGAGAAGACGATCAGAATGGCTGCGAAAGCGATCAGTGATCCGAAACGCAGCGCCACAGCCGCGATGTTGCCGGCCGGTCGGCGCGGCGGTTCTATTGCCGAAAAGCCGGCAGGCGCGAATTCCACTTCAGCCGACATGGCGATGTCCCTCCGACGACCCGGTCGATTCCGCCAGCACGGCATCCGCCGTGGTCTCCGACGAGATGAATTCTCGCACCACACGACCGCGGAAAAGCACGAGGATACGATCGGTGATGCCGATGAGTTCGGGCAGATCCGAAGACAGCACGATGACGCCGGCGCCCCGCGCCGCAAGCTCGCCGATCAGTGTGTAGATCTCGACCTTGGAGCCGATGTCGACGCCGACCGTCGGCTCGTCGAGGAGATAGACTTCGGAGTGCCGGCTCAGCCACTTGGCGATCGCCACCTTCTGCTGGTTGCCGCCCGAAAGCGTGCGCAGAAGCGCATTGCGCCCGCTGGCTTTCACCTGCAGCCGCGTGATCAGGGCATCGATCTCGCGCTGCTCGCGCTTGCGATGGAGAAAGCCGAAGCGCGTGAAGCGGCCGAGGCTGGAAAGGCTGGCATTCTCGGCAACACTGAGATCGAGCGCAACGCCATGACGGCGCCGATCTTCCGGCACCAGCGCGATCTCGTGGCCGGCAGCCTGAGTCGGATTGGCAAAACGGGCCGGTTTGCCGTTGATTTCGATGCGGCCGGAAGACGGTGACTCCAGACCGAAGAGAGCACGAACCAGTTCCTTTGCGCCGGAGCCGAGCAGGCCGGTGAGGCCGAGCACCTCGCCGCGGCGAAGCGAGAAGCTGATGTCGCTGTATTTTCCCGGCGCCGACAGCTGCTCGACGTTGAGGATCTCTTCACCGGGCGCGACCGCAGGCTTCGGAAACATCTCCTTGATATCCCGCTCGACCATCAGCCGGGCGATCGCCGCGGCCGAAGTCTCCCCGATCGGCACGGAAGCGACATCAAGTCCGTTGCGCAGCACGGTGACGTGATCGCAGAGTTCCTCGATTTCGTTCAGGTAGTGTGAGATGTAGACGATGGTTACGCCTTCATCGCGCAGGCGGCGGATCAGCCGGAAGAGAATATCGGCCTCGCGGCGCACCAGTGCCGCCGTCGGCTCGTCGAACACGAGCACCTTCGGCTGATTGAGGAGCGCACGGGTGATCTGGATGATCTGCTTTTCGGCCGTCGACAATTCGCCGATCAGGGCAGTGTTTGGCAATCGGACGCAGAAATAGTCGTTGAGGATTTCGGAAGCGCGGCGCTGCATCAGCCGCCGGTCGAGGAAAGGCGTGCCCGATATGCGCGGTTCCCGGCCGAGGAACAGCGCTTCACCGACGGTGAAGGTCGGCACCAGCAGCCGTTCCTGGTGAATGAAGTGAATGCCGAGCGCCTCGGCAAGATGCGGCGTCAGCCTGTCGAACGTCTGTCCTTCGATCTCGATCCGCCCGTCATCCGGCTGATGGAGGCCGGCAAGCAGCTTGATCAGCGTCGACTTGCCGGCACCATTCTGCCCGACGAGACCGTGGATCGTTCCGCGTTTTACGATCAGCGACGCGCCTGCCAACGCCTGCGCGCCGCCGAAACGTTTGACGATTCCTTCGAAGCGGATGATGTCGTCTCGCGCCGTCACCGGCTGCTTGAAGGAAATGGCAGTCATGCAATCCATCCCGACGTGGTGGCCAATCTTGAGCGGTCCGGCATGGCCGGACCGTCCGTCAGGCTGCGTCAGCCAATGCCGAGTTTCTTGGTGACTTCGCCGACATTGAGCTTGTTGGCCAGAAGTGCGGGAACATAGGTCTCGCGCGGCAGCGTCTGGCCGGCGAGCAGCTTTGCGACGTTGCGGATGGCAGTGCGGCCGATTTCTGCCGGCTGCTGCGCGACATCGGCGCCAGCAGGCGAATTCGGATCGGCGATGAGCTGCAGCACTTCGGGGCTGCCATCGACGCCATAGGTGCGGATTTCGGTACGACCTGCTGCCGTCAGCGCCTGGGTCGCGCCGAGCTGGGGAATGTCCCAGGCCGACCAGATCGCCTTGATCGAGCCCTTTTCCGGGTACTTGTTGAGGATCGCCGTGATCTGGGTGAAGGCGTCCTGTACGGTGTTCGGGATGACGTCGCGCAGTTCCGGCTGGAGGATCTTCACCTTCGGGAAATATTTGACGACATTGACCAGCTGGTCGTAGCGGATCGCGCAGGGGGTCACGCCATAGAAGCCGTTGAAGACGACGATATTGCCTTCGCCGCCGATATCGGAGACGAGCTGCAGCGCCAGATCCTTGCCGATGCCCCAATTGTCTGACGTGGTATTGTTGATCGAATTGGTCGAGCCGACGTCGACGGTCAGAACCGGGATGCCGGCATCACGCGCCTTCTTCAGCCAGGGATCGATAACGCTCAGTGTGCCGAGGATCTGAACGATCGCATCCGGCTTCTGGGCGATGAGCGTCTGAAGCTGCGAAACGAGCTTGCCGTCATTGCGCCCGGCATCGACGGCGATCGGCTCGCCGCCGAGACGCTTCACCTCTTCGATCTGAGCATTGTAAGCCTGCAGGTCGAAAAAATGATCGGTGCCGGTGGCGCTGAT
Encoded proteins:
- a CDS encoding sugar ABC transporter ATP-binding protein; its protein translation is MTAISFKQPVTARDDIIRFEGIVKRFGGAQALAGASLIVKRGTIHGLVGQNGAGKSTLIKLLAGLHQPDDGRIEIEGQTFDRLTPHLAEALGIHFIHQERLLVPTFTVGEALFLGREPRISGTPFLDRRLMQRRASEILNDYFCVRLPNTALIGELSTAEKQIIQITRALLNQPKVLVFDEPTAALVRREADILFRLIRRLRDEGVTIVYISHYLNEIEELCDHVTVLRNGLDVASVPIGETSAAAIARLMVERDIKEMFPKPAVAPGEEILNVEQLSAPGKYSDISFSLRRGEVLGLTGLLGSGAKELVRALFGLESPSSGRIEINGKPARFANPTQAAGHEIALVPEDRRRHGVALDLSVAENASLSSLGRFTRFGFLHRKREQREIDALITRLQVKASGRNALLRTLSGGNQQKVAIAKWLSRHSEVYLLDEPTVGVDIGSKVEIYTLIGELAARGAGVIVLSSDLPELIGITDRILVLFRGRVVREFISSETTADAVLAESTGSSEGHRHVG
- a CDS encoding sugar ABC transporter substrate-binding protein, whose translation is MTIEKSGSGFARRDLLKLSAAAGVAVAGASLIGQKPVFAAEELSLKGKRIAISATGTDHFFDLQAYNAQIEEVKRLGGEPIAVDAGRNDGKLVSQLQTLIAQKPDAIVQILGTLSVIDPWLKKARDAGIPVLTVDVGSTNSINNTTSDNWGIGKDLALQLVSDIGGEGNIVVFNGFYGVTPCAIRYDQLVNVVKYFPKVKILQPELRDVIPNTVQDAFTQITAILNKYPEKGSIKAIWSAWDIPQLGATQALTAAGRTEIRTYGVDGSPEVLQLIADPNSPAGADVAQQPAEIGRTAIRNVAKLLAGQTLPRETYVPALLANKLNVGEVTKKLGIG
- a CDS encoding ABC transporter permease; its protein translation is MSAEVEFAPAGFSAIEPPRRPAGNIAAVALRFGSLIAFAAILIVFSLTAPYFLSVGNVGNVLGQSAISGVLAIGLTVVLIAGGSNVVTGGIDLSLAANMGLSAAVYATLTQLGYGDAAAASAAIGTGALIGTVNAFAVVYAGIVPLLATLAVMNVVAGLELVLTQNTVLPASTPFLSALSASDPLGLPVLAYVLLGFTALATAIVQYTPLGLHLYAVGEFPEAARAAGLPLRRLLSGAFIASGVSGGIAGILSVSYLSGSTTGSGEMLLPVVVTALLGSVFSRRLVPTMAGTFLSALLVGFLTNGFQLLNISSTLVSGIQGLLILIVVSATTLLRRREA